One Sulfolobus sp. S-194 DNA segment encodes these proteins:
- a CDS encoding glycoside hydrolase family 15 protein has protein sequence MRYLNIGNGRILINIDEFGRLTDLYFPYVGMENQSAGKPIRYYFFDGKNIYEDSKWKVTVNYMQDINIAEIRADINDTVSLVFYDFTDLHDPLYYRIIKILNKGNEEIKGKLIFLIDLDLYSSSFGDTAFFDPQTSSIIHYKSKRYVGAKLFGIMKELTEYTIGKDEVYYDVQDGRLSMKPIDNGNVQFAMAVDLDLLPKGTDKAYFVLAFERKLSDLRKLLSRISPTSVETTFTSNYMFWQNWIRRAKQINEKNVEKLYKISLLVIKNHMDVNGSIIASSDYSFVGLYGDSYNYCWPRDSAISAHALDISGYGDIAMKHYQFISEVVTEEGFLYHKYNPDKTLASSWHPWIFRGKQIYPIQEDETALQVWAIANHYQIYKDIDELIDIFRNFLRPAIRFLMRYVEDGLPKPSFDLWEERYGIHIYTVSTVYGALVSASELVRDIGDEVLASDMLDVAEYMKEEALRRMVHNGRFIRRIDENGNKDLVIDASMYSPYFFGMVDVRDPIMINTIRAIENSIKVNGGIARYENDMYKRVKNQPNPWIITTLWLAEYYLDLGQREKALEYINWAMSKALPSGLLPEQVDPENFTSTSVVPLVWSHAEFIIAIDKLISR, from the coding sequence ATGAGATATCTCAATATAGGAAATGGCAGAATATTAATCAATATTGATGAGTTTGGCAGATTAACAGATCTTTATTTTCCATATGTTGGAATGGAAAATCAAAGTGCTGGTAAACCAATTAGATATTATTTCTTTGACGGAAAAAACATATATGAGGATAGTAAGTGGAAAGTTACTGTAAATTATATGCAAGACATAAACATAGCAGAGATAAGAGCTGATATAAATGACACTGTTTCTTTAGTGTTTTATGATTTTACAGATCTTCATGATCCACTTTATTACAGAATCATTAAGATTTTGAATAAAGGTAATGAAGAAATAAAGGGAAAACTTATATTTCTTATAGATCTAGATTTATATTCAAGTTCGTTTGGTGATACTGCATTTTTTGATCCTCAAACTTCCTCAATAATACATTATAAATCTAAAAGATATGTAGGGGCTAAGCTTTTTGGAATAATGAAGGAACTAACTGAGTACACGATAGGAAAAGACGAAGTTTATTACGATGTGCAAGATGGAAGACTTAGTATGAAACCAATTGATAATGGAAATGTACAATTTGCAATGGCAGTAGATTTAGATTTGCTTCCAAAAGGTACAGATAAAGCTTACTTCGTCTTGGCCTTTGAAAGGAAATTATCTGATTTAAGAAAACTTCTTTCAAGGATTTCTCCTACATCTGTTGAGACTACTTTTACGAGCAATTATATGTTTTGGCAAAATTGGATAAGGAGAGCTAAGCAGATCAATGAGAAGAACGTAGAAAAATTATATAAAATAAGTCTACTCGTTATAAAAAATCATATGGATGTTAATGGTTCAATCATAGCTTCTTCTGACTATAGTTTTGTTGGACTATATGGTGATTCCTACAACTATTGTTGGCCTAGAGATAGTGCAATTTCAGCTCATGCATTAGACATTTCTGGTTACGGGGATATTGCAATGAAGCATTATCAATTTATTTCCGAAGTCGTCACAGAAGAGGGTTTTTTATATCATAAGTACAATCCAGATAAGACGTTAGCTAGCTCATGGCACCCATGGATTTTTAGAGGTAAACAAATTTATCCGATTCAAGAAGATGAGACTGCATTACAAGTTTGGGCTATTGCTAATCACTATCAAATATATAAAGATATTGATGAGCTCATAGATATTTTTAGAAATTTTTTAAGACCGGCTATTAGGTTCCTCATGAGATATGTAGAAGATGGTTTACCGAAGCCAAGTTTTGATTTATGGGAAGAAAGATACGGAATTCATATTTATACAGTCTCAACTGTTTACGGAGCTTTAGTCTCGGCTTCTGAATTAGTAAGAGATATTGGAGATGAAGTATTAGCATCTGATATGCTAGATGTTGCTGAATATATGAAGGAAGAAGCGTTAAGAAGAATGGTGCATAATGGTAGATTTATAAGAAGAATTGATGAGAATGGAAACAAAGATCTTGTTATAGACGCCAGTATGTATTCTCCTTACTTTTTCGGAATGGTTGATGTAAGAGATCCTATCATGATCAATACAATAAGAGCTATTGAAAATTCAATAAAGGTAAATGGTGGTATTGCAAGGTACGAGAATGATATGTATAAAAGGGTAAAGAACCAGCCTAATCCTTGGATAATCACTACATTATGGTTAGCTGAATACTATTTAGATCTAGGACAAAGAGAAAAGGCATTAGAGTACATTAATTGGGCTATGAGTAAAGCTTTGCCTAGCGGATTATTACCAGAGCAAGTAGATCCTGAAAATTTTACATCTACTTCTGTTGTTCCTCTAGTGTGGTCTCATGCAGAATTTATAATTGCAATAGATAAGTTAATATCCAGATAA
- a CDS encoding NDP-sugar synthase, with amino-acid sequence MAWKLEDIKVIIPIGGEATRLRPLTVETSKAAVRLLNRPLIEYTILELARQGIKEFIFGVKGYVNYRSLFDLYKEGIGFSARYHIKPRVHFKYIPRAETVGNAHAVKIAVEYYDVKEPFFVVQGDNLFKLDVNKVLEYHEEKKAFMTIVLKKVENVEEFGVAELNNDMRIKRFVEKPKRREDAPSDLANTGIYVISPEIRDVFKNEEVEEMLKLGKMDFGKDIIPYLIKKGYPVYGYITENLWFDVGTPDRYLEAMLTLLKTLSDDDMQGMRIDTNRRIFVQGTSPDSRKRRIIIKRMYRKGDLKLEGDILIGRHCQIGSGTYIEESAIDNFTIIGKGVKIVRSSIMDRVYIGDNAIIEKSIIGRHVEIRSTSSKPTRIINSVIADDTVIGEGSEITNSKIYPHKLINSESKIYDTILT; translated from the coding sequence ATGGCATGGAAACTAGAAGATATAAAAGTTATAATCCCTATAGGCGGTGAAGCAACAAGATTAAGACCGTTAACCGTGGAAACATCAAAAGCTGCGGTAAGACTTCTGAATAGACCGTTAATAGAATACACAATTTTAGAATTAGCGAGGCAAGGAATAAAGGAGTTTATCTTTGGTGTAAAAGGGTATGTAAATTATAGGTCTTTGTTTGATCTATATAAAGAAGGGATAGGATTTTCAGCAAGGTATCATATAAAGCCAAGAGTTCACTTTAAATATATTCCGAGAGCCGAGACTGTTGGAAATGCACATGCTGTTAAAATCGCTGTAGAATATTACGATGTAAAAGAACCATTTTTTGTAGTTCAAGGGGATAATCTCTTTAAACTTGATGTTAATAAAGTTCTTGAGTACCACGAAGAAAAGAAAGCGTTTATGACTATAGTTTTAAAGAAAGTCGAGAATGTTGAAGAGTTTGGTGTAGCGGAGTTAAATAACGATATGAGAATAAAGAGGTTTGTTGAGAAGCCAAAAAGAAGAGAGGACGCACCATCAGATTTGGCAAATACGGGAATTTATGTGATTAGCCCGGAGATACGTGACGTATTCAAGAATGAAGAAGTAGAGGAAATGTTGAAATTAGGTAAGATGGATTTCGGCAAAGATATAATACCTTACCTTATTAAGAAGGGTTATCCAGTTTATGGATATATCACAGAGAATTTATGGTTTGATGTGGGTACACCAGATAGATACCTGGAAGCAATGTTGACATTACTAAAAACTCTCTCTGATGATGATATGCAAGGGATGAGGATTGATACTAATAGGAGGATTTTCGTTCAAGGAACTAGTCCAGACTCAAGAAAGAGAAGGATAATTATAAAGAGAATGTACAGAAAAGGGGATTTAAAACTAGAGGGAGATATACTTATTGGAAGACATTGTCAAATTGGTAGTGGGACTTACATTGAGGAATCTGCCATAGATAACTTTACAATAATAGGGAAAGGTGTTAAAATTGTAAGAAGTTCTATAATGGATAGAGTATATATAGGGGATAATGCGATAATTGAAAAATCTATAATTGGTAGACATGTTGAGATAAGATCTACTTCTTCAAAGCCTACTAGGATAATTAATAGTGTCATTGCCGATGATACTGTAATAGGAGAGGGCAGTGAAATTACTAATTCAAAAATCTACCCTCATAAACTTATAAATTCTGAGAGTAAGATATACGATACGATATTAACATGA
- a CDS encoding glycoside hydrolase family 57 protein, which translates to MRRVIIGFEVHQPFRIRRNYFWDPVIRGGPLTKYFDDNLNREIFERVKNKCYIPATRILLEEIENGESEGYDFKFFFSLSGTFIEQAEKWGKDVLELFQQLSYTHKVEFLSQTYYHSVTSLWEDLTEWKEQVQMHKSLIRDYFGQEPVTFENTELLLTPRIIKEIEKLGFKAVITEGKESLLKGKSPNRVYRIRDTKLSIFLRNYTLSDDIAFRFSNPNWDQYPLTASKFADWVSWSEGEIGLIFVDYETFGEHHWPESGILDFLRWLPRELHRRGIEFKLPREVYKEYYDEIIIDSTVSWADINKDESSWLGNIMQWAYDEMVRRTEMLAKEAGGEYLKAWRYFTTSDHYYYMFLGSGGPAEVHSYFSSFNSPIDAFINEFYAITMFQDELLKLLNINNEPFIFYKNGKRSSEAWNENQFKEIINRAQEFKGYEKYLKEWLK; encoded by the coding sequence ATGAGAAGAGTGATTATAGGATTTGAAGTTCATCAACCATTTAGGATTAGAAGAAACTACTTTTGGGATCCGGTTATTAGAGGAGGCCCATTAACAAAATATTTTGATGATAATCTAAATAGGGAGATTTTCGAAAGAGTTAAGAACAAGTGTTATATTCCGGCAACTAGGATTCTTCTTGAAGAGATTGAGAATGGAGAAAGTGAAGGTTATGATTTCAAATTCTTCTTTTCCCTATCTGGAACTTTCATAGAACAAGCTGAAAAGTGGGGTAAAGATGTCTTAGAGTTATTTCAACAATTATCTTACACGCATAAAGTTGAATTCTTATCTCAAACGTATTATCATTCTGTTACGTCTCTTTGGGAAGATCTAACTGAATGGAAAGAACAAGTTCAAATGCATAAAAGCCTAATTAGGGACTATTTTGGGCAAGAACCTGTTACCTTTGAAAACACAGAATTACTTTTAACACCTAGGATAATAAAGGAAATTGAAAAGTTAGGGTTTAAAGCTGTAATAACTGAAGGTAAAGAAAGCTTATTAAAGGGAAAAAGTCCCAATAGAGTATATAGAATAAGAGATACAAAACTTTCTATATTTTTGAGGAATTATACGTTAAGTGATGATATAGCCTTCAGATTTTCTAATCCAAATTGGGATCAATATCCGTTAACAGCTTCAAAATTCGCCGATTGGGTATCATGGTCTGAAGGAGAAATAGGATTGATCTTTGTGGATTATGAAACTTTTGGTGAACATCATTGGCCGGAAAGTGGTATCCTTGATTTCTTAAGATGGTTACCAAGAGAACTTCATAGAAGAGGGATTGAATTTAAACTGCCAAGAGAAGTTTATAAAGAATATTATGATGAGATCATTATTGATTCTACAGTTTCTTGGGCTGACATTAACAAGGATGAAAGCAGTTGGTTGGGAAATATAATGCAATGGGCTTACGATGAAATGGTAAGAAGAACTGAAATGCTAGCAAAAGAAGCTGGCGGAGAATATCTTAAAGCATGGAGATATTTTACAACTAGTGATCATTATTATTATATGTTTTTAGGAAGTGGTGGTCCGGCTGAAGTTCACTCTTACTTCAGTTCTTTTAACTCTCCCATAGATGCATTCATTAATGAGTTTTACGCAATTACAATGTTTCAAGACGAACTCCTTAAACTTTTAAACATTAATAACGAACCGTTCATATTTTATAAAAATGGGAAAAGAAGTAGTGAAGCATGGAATGAAAATCAGTTTAAGGAAATTATAAATAGGGCTCAAGAGTTTAAAGGTTATGAAAAATATTTAAAAGAGTGGCTGAAATGA
- a CDS encoding glycosyltransferase, translating to MKRIEAIWFPEEIKSVWMITVELSNVASVGGLGNAVYNMAKGLAEQGINVTVIMPSHGRHLNDQYRSALKLRELSLTAYGDRIGMDGKRYPYALGFEEGRLDGFNVILVKGLDYNTGVLIDNWNVYNNIMEKSALLARGVQTYSVFSIPGNIPSVIHAHDWHTVLAGVMAKQTFETRKIVVPLVFTIHLLNKVGAPWHYASEDWAGLSNCPHYIWQVVSHKLYTTRQVWDELSQGLIEKFGAWEADVVTTVSKSYLTYDVYNFIGNWIENKSCVTYNGTDWSIDEVKNYARRIFTTENRVEVRRGLYNMLENLRLIPEDYTTGNILWNNRFRIGIKDDWTYTRLDDGPLVLFAGRLVYQKGVDLLIRAFREVVNKIPNARLVILGLPSGDYGLLYDLINKASEMGGNVRIIASYSMPKDIYKLFYYAASVFVVSSRWEPFGIVALEAMAVGTPVVAYAVGGLRESIIDLRNDINNGTGFIVEPENIWELYRGILTSLALSMSSETKNKNYLYMDDLILRTDDIDLWNKVRQNGIRRVEENFRWSATAKYLINCYSKAQTMAKYRASASF from the coding sequence ATGAAAAGAATAGAAGCAATTTGGTTTCCAGAAGAAATAAAAAGTGTTTGGATGATAACAGTAGAATTATCAAATGTTGCTAGTGTTGGCGGATTAGGAAATGCAGTTTATAATATGGCTAAAGGACTAGCAGAACAAGGGATAAACGTAACTGTAATAATGCCTAGCCATGGTCGTCACTTAAATGACCAATATAGATCAGCGTTAAAGCTAAGGGAGCTTTCTTTAACAGCTTATGGAGATAGAATTGGAATGGATGGAAAGCGATATCCTTACGCCTTAGGTTTTGAAGAAGGGAGATTAGACGGATTTAATGTGATTTTAGTTAAAGGACTTGATTATAATACTGGAGTATTAATTGATAACTGGAACGTTTATAATAATATCATGGAAAAATCAGCATTATTAGCTAGAGGAGTTCAAACGTATTCTGTCTTTTCTATACCGGGTAATATACCTTCGGTAATTCACGCTCATGACTGGCATACTGTACTAGCAGGAGTAATGGCAAAACAAACTTTTGAGACTAGGAAAATTGTAGTTCCATTAGTGTTTACAATACACTTACTCAACAAAGTTGGAGCTCCTTGGCATTATGCTTCAGAAGATTGGGCTGGATTAAGTAATTGTCCTCATTACATATGGCAAGTTGTTTCTCATAAATTATATACTACAAGACAAGTATGGGATGAATTGTCACAAGGGTTAATAGAGAAATTTGGAGCTTGGGAAGCTGATGTAGTAACTACAGTAAGTAAAAGTTATCTTACATACGATGTTTATAATTTTATAGGAAACTGGATAGAGAACAAAAGTTGTGTAACTTATAACGGAACCGATTGGAGCATTGATGAAGTTAAAAATTACGCAAGAAGGATTTTCACTACAGAAAATAGAGTTGAGGTAAGGAGAGGATTATATAATATGCTTGAGAATTTGAGATTAATTCCAGAGGATTATACTACTGGAAACATTTTATGGAATAACAGATTTAGGATTGGAATAAAGGATGATTGGACCTACACAAGATTAGATGACGGTCCTCTTGTTCTGTTTGCTGGAAGGCTTGTATACCAAAAAGGAGTTGATTTACTTATAAGGGCTTTTAGAGAGGTAGTTAATAAAATACCAAATGCTAGATTAGTAATTTTGGGCCTACCTTCGGGTGATTATGGCTTACTCTATGATTTAATAAATAAAGCTTCTGAGATGGGTGGTAACGTTAGAATAATAGCATCTTATTCCATGCCTAAGGATATCTACAAACTATTTTATTATGCTGCATCAGTATTCGTAGTTTCTTCAAGATGGGAACCTTTTGGAATAGTAGCTCTTGAAGCTATGGCTGTTGGTACTCCAGTTGTTGCCTATGCAGTTGGTGGTCTTAGAGAGTCTATTATAGATTTAAGGAATGACATAAATAATGGAACAGGATTCATTGTAGAACCAGAAAACATCTGGGAGTTATATAGGGGTATACTTACATCCTTAGCTCTATCTATGAGTAGTGAGACGAAAAATAAGAATTATTTATATATGGATGACCTTATTTTAAGGACGGATGATATAGATTTATGGAATAAAGTTAGACAAAACGGAATTAGAAGGGTTGAGGAGAATTTTAGATGGAGTGCTACTGCAAAGTATTTAATAAATTGTTATAGTAAAGCACAGACTATGGCTAAATATAGGGCTTCAGCGTCGTTCTAA
- a CDS encoding sulfite oxidase-like oxidoreductase: MQRQSPPNQHYVKKFIYYAALGVPHVDIQKYRLKISGLVENPIEFTYEQLLNMIDTKYTKDFHCVTGWSVADVEWEGIKLKRLAEMAKVNNDAKWVIFYSLDGYTATIPIEDALHEDTIIALKMNGKPLDIKAGFPARPFIPHLYGWKSAKWLTEVEFVKDYVDGFWEERGYHERGNVWEEERFKGEGYSHKGWKRNPIF; this comes from the coding sequence ATGCAAAGACAGTCCCCTCCAAATCAACATTATGTAAAAAAGTTTATTTATTATGCAGCGCTTGGAGTTCCTCATGTTGATATTCAGAAATATAGGCTTAAAATTTCTGGGTTAGTTGAGAATCCAATAGAATTTACATATGAGCAGCTACTTAACATGATTGATACTAAGTATACTAAAGATTTTCACTGTGTAACTGGTTGGAGTGTTGCGGATGTTGAATGGGAAGGAATTAAACTAAAGAGATTAGCCGAAATGGCTAAAGTTAACAACGATGCGAAATGGGTAATTTTCTATTCATTAGATGGATATACAGCTACTATTCCTATTGAAGATGCATTACATGAAGATACTATAATAGCTTTAAAAATGAATGGAAAACCATTAGATATCAAAGCCGGATTTCCAGCAAGACCATTTATTCCTCATTTATATGGTTGGAAGAGCGCTAAATGGTTAACTGAAGTAGAGTTTGTAAAGGATTACGTAGATGGATTTTGGGAAGAAAGAGGATATCATGAGCGAGGAAACGTTTGGGAAGAAGAGAGATTTAAAGGCGAAGGATATTCTCATAAAGGATGGAAAAGAAATCCTATCTTTTAA
- the thsA gene encoding thermosome subunit alpha: protein MYSLFRQGTQKESGEDVLRSNILAVRTLSEMLRSSLGPRGLDKMLISSTNDVTVTNDGVTIVKEMDVQHPAAKLVVEAAKAQDTQVGDGTTSAVVLTGFLLEQAEKLLDQKVHPTIIIEGYKRASDIILNHSKEVAIKINTSDKDYLRKVTYTSLSSKFFSGESTLNKIIDISIDAVVSIAKKQDSSYNIDLSDIKFVKKRGESVDETELIRGFVLDKEVAHENMPRRIEKAKIAIIDFALEVEKPEISAKMSFTSPDQIREALEEQSKYVKSLVDALANAGANVIVSQKGMDDIASYFMAKKRIIGIKNVSRSDLEKLAKSVGAKIITTVKDVSPDDLGYAEVVEERKVGNSKAVFFEGAKQGDAVTILIRGSSDIVMDELERSFQDSLNTVKNVLQYPYVVAGGGAFEMEMSLKLREEARKIGGKEQLAVEAYADALEEFAITLAETAGLDSVDALVQLRNLHSKGLRNAGINVESGKVEEDMAKIGVLDPLIVKEQVIKSSTEAATAILKIDDYIAAAPAKPQQQQGGEGGGMMPGMMG from the coding sequence ATGTATAGTTTGTTTAGGCAAGGTACACAAAAGGAAAGTGGAGAAGACGTATTAAGATCTAATATATTAGCTGTAAGAACCCTATCAGAAATGTTGAGAAGTAGCTTAGGTCCCAGAGGATTAGATAAAATGCTTATAAGCTCAACTAACGATGTAACAGTAACGAATGATGGGGTTACAATAGTTAAGGAAATGGACGTACAGCACCCAGCAGCAAAATTAGTTGTTGAAGCAGCAAAAGCACAAGATACTCAAGTAGGAGACGGAACAACATCAGCTGTAGTATTAACAGGCTTCTTACTTGAACAAGCTGAGAAACTTTTAGATCAAAAAGTTCATCCAACGATTATTATTGAAGGATATAAAAGAGCTTCAGATATAATCCTTAACCATAGTAAAGAAGTTGCAATAAAAATAAACACCTCAGATAAAGATTATTTAAGAAAAGTTACTTATACTTCATTATCAAGCAAATTCTTTTCTGGTGAGTCCACACTTAACAAAATCATAGATATTTCAATAGACGCTGTAGTTTCTATAGCTAAAAAACAAGATTCGTCATATAACATAGATCTTTCTGATATAAAATTTGTAAAGAAAAGAGGAGAAAGCGTAGATGAAACAGAACTTATAAGGGGATTTGTTCTAGATAAAGAAGTAGCTCATGAAAATATGCCAAGAAGAATAGAAAAGGCTAAGATAGCAATAATTGATTTTGCATTAGAAGTTGAAAAACCAGAAATCTCTGCAAAAATGAGTTTTACATCACCAGACCAGATAAGAGAGGCGTTAGAAGAACAATCAAAATATGTTAAGTCCTTAGTTGATGCTTTAGCAAATGCTGGAGCAAACGTAATTGTTTCTCAAAAAGGTATGGATGATATAGCCTCTTACTTTATGGCTAAGAAGAGAATTATAGGGATAAAGAATGTGAGCAGAAGTGATTTAGAGAAACTAGCAAAATCTGTGGGGGCAAAAATAATTACAACCGTAAAAGATGTTTCACCAGACGATTTAGGATATGCAGAAGTAGTTGAAGAAAGAAAAGTGGGAAATTCAAAGGCAGTATTCTTTGAAGGTGCAAAGCAAGGAGATGCTGTGACCATATTGATTAGAGGGTCTAGCGATATTGTTATGGATGAGTTAGAAAGAAGTTTTCAAGATTCATTGAATACTGTAAAGAATGTTTTACAATATCCTTATGTAGTGGCAGGTGGAGGAGCATTCGAGATGGAAATGTCATTAAAGCTGAGAGAAGAGGCAAGAAAAATTGGAGGTAAAGAACAATTAGCTGTTGAAGCCTATGCTGATGCATTAGAGGAATTTGCCATAACATTAGCTGAAACAGCTGGTTTAGATAGTGTGGATGCCTTAGTTCAACTAAGGAATTTACATAGTAAAGGTTTAAGAAATGCTGGAATTAATGTTGAGAGTGGTAAAGTTGAGGAGGATATGGCTAAAATTGGTGTTCTTGATCCATTAATAGTAAAAGAGCAAGTTATAAAGAGTTCAACCGAAGCAGCAACAGCAATCTTAAAAATTGATGATTATATTGCAGCGGCTCCAGCAAAACCGCAACAACAGCAAGGCGGAGAAGGCGGCGGAATGATGCCTGGAATGATGGGTTAA
- a CDS encoding CoA-transferase, with product MIIEHVSKAISLLLEDGEKAYIGLNSIPAILGAFLARDVYNRKIRILGVAEADNPKSVSISPSTGNPFYSEEAPVMITADSFDLFQKGLLDVMFLGPVQIDEETNVNLSVIGSYEKPKVRLTGGAATAYLMPLAKKVILWNLKHSKRSLVKKVDFVTGTAKYSNNNVFLVTNLGVMRYEREWKKWIVTHVYPWSNCNVIRENTDFDTICENVGKIEVTQEDLNFINKLDPYNLRSALEGF from the coding sequence ATGATAATTGAACATGTAAGTAAAGCTATTTCATTGCTTTTAGAGGATGGAGAAAAAGCATATATAGGGTTAAATTCTATTCCAGCAATTCTTGGTGCTTTTTTAGCTAGAGATGTTTATAATAGAAAAATTAGGATTTTGGGAGTTGCAGAAGCTGATAATCCAAAAAGCGTTTCCATTTCCCCTTCTACTGGTAATCCATTTTATTCTGAAGAAGCCCCAGTAATGATAACTGCCGATTCGTTTGATTTATTTCAAAAAGGTTTATTAGACGTAATGTTTCTAGGACCAGTACAAATAGATGAAGAAACAAACGTAAATCTTTCAGTTATTGGAAGTTATGAAAAACCAAAAGTTAGACTTACTGGGGGTGCTGCAACAGCATATTTAATGCCTTTAGCAAAAAAAGTGATACTTTGGAATTTAAAACATTCAAAACGTTCGTTAGTAAAAAAAGTCGATTTTGTTACAGGTACGGCTAAATATTCAAATAACAATGTCTTTCTAGTAACTAACTTAGGTGTAATGAGATATGAGAGAGAGTGGAAAAAATGGATTGTAACTCACGTATATCCGTGGAGCAATTGTAATGTAATAAGAGAAAATACTGATTTCGATACTATATGCGAAAATGTAGGGAAAATTGAGGTTACTCAAGAGGATTTGAATTTTATAAATAAGTTAGATCCTTATAATCTTAGGTCAGCCTTAGAGGGGTTCTGA
- a CDS encoding CoA transferase subunit A, with amino-acid sequence MNKLMSLEEGIKLVKEGETITISGMSFHRNPMGFIYELIKSGTKNLGFVDREPGFGLEVLLKYGVVKRVRAPMVTLEWFGIPPYFRRKVEQGEIEYLEDTCGAFIAGIRAGAFGVPFMPVKGIIGSDLVKLHENAGSWRVIEDPFTNEKIVLVKAITPDVAIIHVHKADEEGNAEILGPLYEDEYKAKASKKVIITAEEIVPKSYFYGKRPTINAEYVSAVIHLPRGAEPTSMFGLYDVDWGKIIEELQPIG; translated from the coding sequence ATGAATAAGCTAATGAGCCTTGAAGAAGGAATTAAACTGGTTAAAGAAGGAGAAACTATTACCATAAGCGGTATGTCATTTCATAGGAATCCTATGGGATTTATATATGAATTGATAAAAAGCGGTACTAAAAATTTGGGATTTGTTGATAGAGAACCAGGCTTTGGTCTAGAAGTACTTCTTAAATATGGAGTAGTAAAGAGAGTTAGGGCTCCAATGGTCACTTTAGAATGGTTTGGAATACCTCCCTACTTTAGAAGGAAAGTCGAACAAGGAGAGATTGAGTATTTAGAAGATACTTGTGGAGCATTTATAGCTGGAATAAGGGCAGGAGCTTTTGGAGTTCCCTTCATGCCGGTTAAAGGAATAATAGGTTCAGATTTAGTAAAATTACATGAAAATGCTGGTAGTTGGAGAGTAATTGAAGACCCATTTACTAACGAGAAAATTGTCCTAGTTAAAGCAATAACTCCAGATGTTGCCATAATTCATGTTCATAAAGCTGATGAAGAAGGAAATGCTGAAATTTTAGGTCCTTTATATGAGGATGAATATAAGGCTAAAGCTTCAAAGAAAGTAATAATAACTGCCGAAGAAATAGTACCTAAATCTTATTTTTACGGAAAAAGGCCAACAATAAACGCTGAATATGTTTCGGCAGTAATTCATTTACCTAGAGGTGCGGAACCAACAAGTATGTTTGGATTATATGATGTTGATTGGGGTAAGATTATCGAAGAATTACAGCCAATAGGTTAA
- a CDS encoding class I SAM-dependent methyltransferase: protein MKYLELLPSDAKTLKQSLKAVCHNDGRKEEIDLSYSKISQIINDNYDFVFSHKLLDGEALILKNITDFLILDTRFFRYMRNKKLNLNLKGKTLQIGSPLTNSTVTVSNDVAYFYVDNLVNSVYPLPFRDNSFDNVIISEILDYDIIREASRVLKNIGKGYLIINAFNGVRPVEAIKVLSIKFNIKFAKEFEGFWIIEGTKKN, encoded by the coding sequence GTGAAATATTTAGAGTTATTGCCTAGCGATGCAAAAACATTAAAACAAAGCCTTAAGGCAGTGTGCCATAATGATGGAAGAAAAGAAGAAATAGATTTAAGTTATAGTAAAATTTCCCAAATAATAAACGATAATTATGATTTCGTTTTTTCTCATAAATTACTTGATGGTGAGGCTTTAATTTTAAAGAACATCACTGACTTTCTAATCCTCGATACAAGGTTTTTCAGATACATGAGAAATAAAAAATTAAATTTGAACCTAAAGGGAAAAACCCTTCAAATAGGTTCTCCGTTAACAAATTCCACAGTTACAGTTAGTAATGATGTAGCATATTTTTATGTTGATAACCTAGTGAATTCTGTTTACCCTCTTCCCTTTAGGGACAATTCCTTCGATAATGTAATTATTTCTGAGATCTTAGATTATGATATCATTAGAGAAGCATCAAGAGTCTTAAAGAATATTGGTAAAGGCTATTTAATTATTAATGCCTTTAATGGAGTTAGACCCGTAGAAGCTATCAAGGTTCTTTCAATCAAGTTTAATATTAAATTTGCAAAAGAATTTGAAGGATTTTGGATAATTGAGGGTACAAAAAAGAATTAA